The following are encoded together in the Babesia microti strain RI chromosome II, complete genome genome:
- a CDS encoding hydroxyacylglutathione hydrolase (overlaps_old_locusTagID:BBM_II00855;~overlaps_old_locusTagID:BBM_II00860): protein MVHQLTHRLNFLLKYNIFVRQFATMLHGLATSSPYVTIVPTLSDNYAYILKNPESNSSLCIDPAEADKVVHLANQNKLILEACLCTHKHYDHSGGNEKIKKLVPGIKVYGSSYEPIPGLTNKVSDNDTYEIAGFNVKCIRAECHTIGHIMYYVTHKNFKEPIIFTGDTIFIAGCGRFFEGNAKKMLEITNNFKRLPPETLVYCGHEYTVKNLKFTNELENGSNPNVLHALDIAMKLRCEDKPTVPSTIAQELLHNPFLRVSELKRLFGDVSDEDAMKKIRQMKDVY from the exons ATGGTACACCAGCTCACCCATAGACTAAACTTTTTGCtgaaatataatatttttgtgCGTCAATTTGCAACAATGCTTCATGGTTTAGCAACTTCCTCA CCATATGTAACAATAGTACCAACCTTGTCGGACAACTACGCATATATACTAAAGAATCCTGAATccaattcatcattatGCATAGACCCTGCGGAAGCGGATAAGGTGGTTCACTTGGCAAAtcaaaataaactaatacTTGAGGCATGCTTATGCACTCACAAACATTACGACCATAGTG GTGGAAATGAGAAGATCAAAAAATTGGTGCCTGGGATTAAAGTATACGGGTCTAGTTATGAACCGATCCCAGGATTAACAAATAAAGTTAGTGACAATGACACGTATGAGATTGCCGGATTTAATGTAAAATGTATAAGAGCAGAATGCCATACAATTGGGCATATTATGTACTATGTTACACACAAGAATTTTAAGGAACCAATAATATTCACTGGAGACACTATTTTTATAGCTGGTTGTGGAAGGTTTTTCGAGGGAAATGCTAAAAAGATGCTGGaaattacaaacaattttaaacgACTACCCCCAGAGACACTAGTGTATTGCGGACACGAATATACTGTCAAGAACCTCAA GTTTACCAATGAGCTGGAAAATGGGTCTAACCCAAATGTACTACATGCACTTGACATCGCCATGAAATTGAGGTGCGAGGATAAGCCTACGGTGCCATCTACGATAGCTCAg GAATTACTGCATAACCCTTTTTTGAGAGTTTCTGAGCTTAAAAGGTTATTTGGAGATGTTTCTGATGAGGATGCCATGAAGAAGATCCGCCAAATGAAGGATGTctattga
- a CDS encoding hypothetical protein (overlaps_old_locusTagID:BBM_II00885;~overlaps_old_locusTagID:BBM_II00890), protein MGCAVYTLSINCLLYDNFETSPYNLSKMTLQNKLKEAFLIFDRNGMGTLDKSSALTALHSVGLVLNSETQSKIDAMNMNEFITFGEELAKANTPEKCIQDIITNLTANKKTISVKDFEHVASAISCINAADLKAFLAVVNPNDASVVNPANLLAQLSN, encoded by the coding sequence ATGGGGTGTGCAGTATATACCCTCAGTATCAATTGCCTACTTTACGACAATTTTGAAACTTCACCATACAACCTTTCAAAAATGACCTTACAAAATAAGCTGAAAGAAGCATTTCTAATTTTTGACAGGAATGGAATGGGAACATTGGACAAATCATCGGCACTAACGGCACTTCATTCTGTTGGCTTAGTGCTGAACAGCGAAACCcaatccaaaattgatgCTATGAATATGAACGAATTCATAACCTTCGGAGAAGAGTTAGCCAAGGCAAATACCCCGGAAAAGTGCATCCAAGATATCATAACGAATTTAACTGCGAACAAGAAGACAATCAGCGTCAAAGATTTTGAGCATGTAGCGTCTGCGATTAGTTGTATAAACGCCGCAGATTTGAAAGCATTTTTGGCAGTTGTAAATCCAAATGATGCTAGTGTTGTCAATCCTGCAAATTTGTTAGCacaattgtcaaattga
- a CDS encoding large subunit ribosomal protein L38e (overlaps_old_locusTagID:BBM_II00865), giving the protein MAKEIKDVKTFLTTLKRPDAKGIIVVKKKLRNGNFVTKFKTRCSRFLYTFVVTNQARANKIEASLPSGLPKKVISTIKK; this is encoded by the coding sequence ATGGCGAAGGAGATTAAGGACGTCAAAACTTTCCTAACCACCCTAAAGCGCCCGGATGCAAAGGGGATTATAGTTGTTAAGAAGAAACTTAGAAAtggtaattttgttacCAAGTTTAAGACTAGATGCTCCCGCTTCCTATACACCTTTGTGGTCACCAATCAGGCTAGAGCCAACAAAATTGAGGCTAGTCTTCCCAGTGGATTGCCAAAGAAGGTTATTTCTactattaaaaaataa
- a CDS encoding hypothetical protein (overlaps_old_locusTagID:BBM_II00870;~overlaps_old_locusTagID:BBM_II00875), translating to MDKYRTLKQKHAVLKEAYLSLEDNVKILTQNSEAQSIEYDSKISKLNTTLSDKDEQIKSLQNELTSLQENKQVLEQKLTRYIQNEELKTTSFNELSTNVGRRSIYDDSIDSMYEISSRTNTTQCINFNKTLSKFLALLNESMQDNQHTVPIEGNVRVKIMRGKMGILDDGLDNLGSLSALNLDLLRYIDKMKLHIWDIVTKLQDNISLELTSELIKSLRLYLTIEEYLFPDMQNFNISITDKTCKIVSKTTSLIKSLAKLNKIMHNLTNTLSLIHQIISVYDIDDRIKLFTWSRCEQLLNEINSTVKNIAECVSHRMCLPKICNGKFLPLTGGTETLMELYELLSGVPDLNMNVAIVLSTNVTEFQVSADELLCEWISKLNNTPHSIKDHAVDTANTSINEKLRIKELEISLAECETQAFIANYQRNSLIAYLNNISEIVSDLDGSHPCIGSFSSGFDGEELIDLSTASKKSDSACHKIDYLISPLSLPLNNNNSSELAGYVTTLVKDGMALAEDKAKITNELADLRAELSKERERREAAEESCRASIHELTRHLGTMELTIMDYENKLSQLRKGH from the exons ATGGACAAATATCGTACATTGAAACAGAAACATG CTGTGTTAAAGGAGGCTTATTTGAGTTTGGAGGataatgttaaaattttgactcAAAACTCTGAAGCCCAATCGATAGAATACGATTCCAAAATATCCAAGTTAAATACAACATTAAGCGATAAAgatgaacaaattaaatcGCTACAGAATGAGCTCACCAGTTTACAGGAGAATAAACAGGTTTTAGAACAGAAACTAACACGTTATATCCAAAATGAAGAGTTAAAGACCACATCTTTTAACGAATTAAGTACTAATGTTGGCAGAAGGTCCATATATGACGATTCAATTGATAGCATGTACGAg ATATCTTCCCGCACCAATACGACacaatgtataaatttcaACAAGACATTAAGCAAATTCTTAGCGCTACTAAATGAATCTATGCAAGATAATCAACATACAGTACCAATCGAGGGAAACGTTAGAGTAAAGATTATGCGGGGAAAAATGGGAATTTTGGATGATGgattagataatttgggCTCACTTTCAGCGTTAAATCTGGATTTGTTGAGatatatagataaaatgAAGTTACAT atatgGGACATTGTAACTAAGCTGCAAGATAATATTTCGCTAGAATTGACAAGTGAATTGATCAAATCATTACGCTTGTATCTAACAATTGAAGAGTACCTGTTTCCTGAtatgcaaaatttcaacattTCAATCACCGACAAGACGTGCAAGATTGTCTCTAAAACCACATCATTAAT taaaTCTTTGGCCAAGCTAAATAAAATCATGCACAATCTCACAAACACACTATCACTCATACACCAAATAATTAGTGTTTATGACATAGATGACcggataaaattatttacatggAGTAGATGTGAACAATTGTTGAATGAGATTAATAGTACAGTCAAAAACATCGCAGAGTGCGTATCGCATAGGATGTGTCTTCCTAAAATTTGCaatggaaaatttttaccCTTAACTGGGGGTACCGAGACGCTAATGGAATTATATGAGCTTTTAAGTGGAGTGCCCgatttaaatatgaatgTTGCAATCGTACTATCAACCAATGTTACCGAATTTCAAGTATCTGCTGATGAATTATTGTGTGAATGGATAagcaaattaaataatacgCCACATTCCATCAAAGATCACGCAGTTGATACAGCAAACACGAGTATCAATGAAAAGCTTCGTATTAAAGAGCTGGAAATTTCATTAGCAGAGTGTGAAACACAGGCTTTTATCGCGAATTATCAGAGAAACTCACTCATAGCATACTTGAATAATATTAGTGAAATCGTTAGTGATTTGGACGGCAGTCACCCCTGCATTGGGTCCTTTTCAAGTGGATTTGATGGAGAGGAATTAATCGATTTATCCACCGCAAGCAAAAAATCAGATTCCGCGTGTCACAAAATAGATTACCTAATTTCGCCCTTATCTTTGCccctaaataataacaattccAGCGAGCTAGCCGGTTATGTGACAACACTGGTAAAGGATGGCATGGCATTGGCTGAAGATAAAGCcaaaataacaaatgaGTTGGCAGATTTGCGTGCGGAATTGAGTAAGGAGAGGGAGAGGAGAGAGGCGGCGGAAGAGAGTTGTAGGGCCAGTATACATGAACTGACCAGGCATTTGGGCACCATGGAATTAACTATAATGGATTATGAAAATAAGTTATCGCAACTAAGAAAGGGGCATTAg
- a CDS encoding hypothetical protein (overlaps_old_locusTagID:BBM_II00880) — MKFDKRELYRDLKSSRDLSDRLKTFLPLIKQSNDAIKANPDTLLHSVSDYSVEPLCNPSIDLVEDERITMDIQMGVFDVNDDIEKKLVSMNDITVVHLEDTAELKENMDPLITEISSEQFET, encoded by the exons atgaaatttgacAAGAGAGAACTGTATAGGGATCTAAAATCTAGCAGAGATTTGAGTGACAGGCTAAAAACCTTCTTGCCCTTAATTAAGCAATCAAATGATGCAATAAAAGCTAATCCAGACACTTTATTACACTCTGTAAGCGATTATTCAGTGGAGCCACTGTGCAATCCTTCAATAGATTTGGTTGAGGATGAGCGTATCACAATGG atatcCAAATGGGCGTGTTTGAtgtaaatgatgatattgaaaaaaAGTTGGTATCTATGAACGACATAACAGTCGTGCATTTGGAAGATACGGCGGAATTGAAAGAAAATATGGACCCTCTAATTACAGAAATTAGTTCGGAACAATTCGaaacataa
- a CDS encoding hypothetical protein (overlaps_old_locusTagID:BBM_II00855): MGELVYHEQQHPTTHMDWSVLKANSFLGFCSIRKGVFIIALSQLGIGVCMFFIISYLRPSLLTLAYAILIFFTIACSLGIISAAKKSVFITFIYLCVSIVGIALQAMIVAELSEVVHFLPKPESDANPLTIAPTQDSSSSIVGKQSNNSASADKNPEKKNQVDNEIIHAIRLSKHKISPEKMNLKRKTPLIAHSKFNKPFHSTNLLANSFYDSLPFVPHLGETEGESEEVSKEELPPEIKNLNNEEKSEVIAIYKIQKRPIKLLSSALFSVILLFSIYNIWVIFTFFVNKCTNLDELKQQPEQFTPLVEGVL; the protein is encoded by the exons ATGGGTGAGCTGGTGTACCATGAACAACAACACCCCACTACACACATGGATTGGAGTGTGTTGAAGGCCAACAGTTTCTTAGGATTCTGTTCAATTAGGAAG GGAGTGTTCATAATTGCTTTGAGCCAACTGGGTATTGGCGTATGTATGTTCTTCATCATAAGCTACCTTCGCCCATCATTACTAACCCTTGCCTACGCCATTCTGATCTTCTTCACAATCGCTTGTTCATTAGG CATAATTTCTGCAGCAAAAAAATCGGTCTTCATAACATTCATTTACCTATGTGTATCAATAGTCGGAATCGCATTACAAGCCATGATTGTAGCGGAACTATCGGAAGTAGTTCACTTTTTGCCGAAACCGGAAAGCGATGCAAATCCCCTGACGATAGCCCCAACCCAAGATAGTAGTAGTTCTATTGTTGGTAAACAATCGAATAACAGTGCTAGCGCGGATAAAAATCCAGAAAAAAAGAATCAGGTGGACAATGAAATTATCCATGCAATACGACTATCtaaacacaaaatttccccagaaaaaatgaatttaaaacGCAAAACCCCACTAATTGCACACTCAAAGTTCAACAAACCATTCCATTCAACTAACTTACTAGCTAATAGCTTTTACGATTCCTTGCCATTCGTCCCGCATCTGGGAGAGACGGAGGGAGAATCTGAGGAAGTTTCCAAGGAAGAATTGCCCCCAGA gataaaaaatttgaacaatGAAGAAAAATCCGAAGTGATTGCTATctacaaaatacaaaaGAGAC CAATCAAACTCCTTTCATCTGCCTTATTCAGTGTTATATTACTGTTTAGCATCTACAA TATATGGGTCATTTTCACCTTTTTTGTGAACAAATGCACAAATTTGGACGAATTAAAGCAACAGCCAGAACA GTTTACTCCTCTAGTGGAAGGGGTTCTGTAA
- a CDS encoding large subunit ribosomal protein LP0 (overlaps_old_locusTagID:BBM_II00870), translating into MDTGQRPPTPHNSITVTARNTFSSQFTTEIQLYYKMPSPAKAAKKQAYMEKLVNLVETYPQLLIVNADHVSSRQLAGIRYSLRGKAYVLMGKNTMMRKALKSIPPGSGTENLIPHIKLNIGFVICIADPMEVRGIIINNKVPAPARQGVIAPCDVFVPAGPTGMDPSQTSFFQALGISTKIFKGQIEIQSDVHLIKANEKVTASSATLLQKLNIKPFSYGLKVEKVYDRGQLYSASVLDITDEQIMEKMIKGINFTSAAARVTGFPTEFSISHSIVEAFKNLVAVGLETDFIFPQMEKIKYAYDNPGAFVGAASVAPSSAPAAADDSANKQDEEEEEEDDDMGFSLFD; encoded by the coding sequence ATGGATACTGGGCAAAGACCTCCCACCCCACACAACAGTATAACGGTAACTGCTCGCAACACCTTTTCTAGTCAGTTCACAACAGAAATACAATTGTATTACAAAATGCCTAGCCCCGCGAAAGCTGCGAAGAAGCAGGCATATATGGAAAAGTTGGTGAATCTTGTTGAAACTTATCCCCAACTTCTGATTGTGAACGCGGACCACGTTAGTTCAAGGCAATTAGCCGGAATTAGATATTCCTTGCGTGGCAAAGCGTATGTACTGATGGGAAAAAATACTATGATGAGGAAAGCTTTGAAGTCAATTCCGCCAGGCTCTGGGACTGAAAACTTAATCCCTCATATTAAGCTTAACATTGGATTCGTCATTTGCATCGCAGATCCCATGGAGGTTAGGGgtattattatcaataacaAGGTCCCAGCTCCAGCGCGCCAGGGTGTAATCGCTCCCTGCGATGTTTTCGTCCCCGCTGGGCCTACTGGCATGGATCCATCTCAGACGTCTTTCTTCCAAGCCTTGGGTATATCtaccaaaatttttaaggGGCAAATTGAAATCCAATCAGATGTACATCTCATCAAGGCAAACGAAAAAGTAACTGCTTCTTCAGCTACATTGCTGcagaaattgaatataaagCCATTTTCGTATGGGTTGAAGGTGGAAAAGGTCTACGATAGAGGTCAATTATACAGTGCATCGGTGTTGGACATTACAGATGAACAAATTATGGAAAAAATGATCAAGGGCATAAATTTTACCAGCGCCGCCGCCAGAGTCACTGGTTTCCCAACCGAATTCTCTATATCGCATTCGATTGTGGAAGCCTTCAAGAATCTCGTGGCCGTTGGGCTAGAAACTGATTTTATATTTCCCCAAATGGAGAAAATCAAATATGCCTATGATAACCCTGGCGCGTTTGTAGGGGCAGCATCTGTTGCGCCGAGTTCAGCTCCAGCTGCTGCAGATGACAGTGCTAATAAACAGGATGAGGAGGAAGAAGAGGAGGATGATGATATGGGATTCTCCCTATTCGACTAA